From Diaminobutyricibacter sp. McL0608, one genomic window encodes:
- a CDS encoding phosphatase PAP2 family protein: MTDHRVDTGDLQQAHTIARFWPVVSASVALALVLIMAGIIALRPNEPFAIDLRWMGEVVEHRSPFWTVPALIMDTLGGGLIGVVIIPVGIVVVLLLFRRPWAALYYAISAALSAGAVQLLKVTVGRARPEDMLVQSDPGSFPSGHTANAATTAVALAIIFPRVWVWVVGSAYALAMALSRTYLGAHWLSDTIGGLLLGAGVAVLVWAPLAYKLAAESTRPHPFVLSGKPSPTL; encoded by the coding sequence ATGACCGACCACCGCGTCGACACCGGCGACCTGCAGCAGGCGCACACCATCGCGCGTTTCTGGCCCGTGGTCTCGGCATCCGTGGCGCTCGCGCTTGTGCTGATCATGGCCGGGATCATCGCTCTGCGTCCGAACGAGCCCTTCGCCATCGACCTGAGGTGGATGGGCGAGGTCGTCGAGCATCGCTCGCCATTCTGGACGGTGCCGGCCCTCATCATGGACACGCTCGGCGGCGGACTGATCGGGGTCGTCATCATCCCGGTGGGGATCGTTGTCGTTCTCCTGCTGTTCCGCAGGCCGTGGGCTGCCCTGTACTACGCGATCTCTGCCGCACTGAGTGCCGGCGCCGTCCAGCTCCTGAAAGTCACCGTCGGCCGGGCGAGGCCCGAGGACATGCTCGTGCAGTCCGATCCCGGCTCATTCCCGTCGGGGCATACAGCGAACGCGGCCACGACAGCTGTCGCTCTCGCCATCATCTTCCCGCGGGTCTGGGTGTGGGTCGTCGGCAGCGCGTACGCCCTGGCCATGGCTCTGAGTCGCACCTACCTGGGTGCGCACTGGCTCAGCGACACGATCGGAGGGCTGCTGCTGGGTGCGGGAGTGGCCGTGCTCGTCTGGGCGCCACTCGCCTACAAACTGGCTGCCGAGAGCACCAGACCGCATCCGTTCGTGCTTTCGGGCAAACCCTCGCCAACGTTGTAG
- a CDS encoding saccharopine dehydrogenase family protein, which yields MRILLVGAGGVGDAIAKIAARRTFYEQIVVSDYDIARAEKTVAWIAQKHGAEIAGRFTPASIDASDPDSVERVAREHGATHVMNAVEPKFVPTIFTGALAAGADYLDMAMSLSEPHPTDPYTKTGVKLGDDQFAQRGDWETAGRLALVGMGVEPGLSDVFARYAADHLFSELDELGTRDGANLVVRDVDGNEIFAPSFSIWTTIEECLNPPVVFEKDAGWFTTPPFSEPEVFMFPEGIGPVECVNVEHEEVLLMPRWIDAKRVTFKYGLGEEFINILRTLHQLGLDSTTPIRVRSESGPVHVAPRDVVAAALPDPATIGPRMTGKTCAGVWATGTGVDGSPREVYLYHVSDNEWTMREYESQCVVWQTALNPVIALELLATGVWSGVGVLGPEAFDAKPFLDLMARPEVDGGYGQSWGMEDRLA from the coding sequence ATGAGAATCCTCCTGGTCGGCGCCGGCGGCGTCGGAGACGCCATCGCGAAGATCGCCGCACGGCGCACGTTCTACGAGCAGATCGTGGTCAGCGACTACGACATCGCCAGGGCTGAGAAGACCGTCGCGTGGATCGCACAGAAGCACGGCGCCGAGATCGCCGGCCGGTTCACGCCGGCGTCGATCGACGCATCCGACCCCGACAGCGTCGAGCGGGTCGCCCGTGAGCACGGCGCGACCCATGTGATGAACGCCGTCGAGCCGAAATTCGTGCCGACGATCTTCACCGGCGCGCTCGCCGCCGGGGCCGACTACCTCGACATGGCCATGAGCCTGTCCGAGCCGCATCCCACCGACCCGTACACGAAGACCGGGGTGAAACTCGGCGACGACCAGTTCGCCCAGCGCGGCGACTGGGAGACCGCGGGCCGGCTGGCACTGGTGGGCATGGGCGTCGAGCCCGGCCTCAGCGACGTCTTCGCCCGGTACGCGGCAGATCACCTCTTCAGCGAGCTCGACGAGCTGGGCACCCGCGACGGTGCGAACCTCGTCGTCCGCGACGTCGACGGGAACGAGATCTTCGCTCCCTCGTTCAGCATCTGGACGACCATCGAAGAGTGCCTGAACCCTCCAGTCGTCTTCGAGAAGGACGCAGGCTGGTTCACGACTCCGCCGTTCAGCGAGCCGGAGGTCTTCATGTTCCCCGAGGGCATCGGCCCGGTCGAGTGCGTGAACGTCGAACACGAAGAGGTGCTGCTGATGCCGCGCTGGATCGACGCGAAGCGAGTGACATTCAAATACGGGCTCGGGGAGGAGTTCATCAACATCCTCCGCACGCTGCACCAGCTCGGCCTCGACTCGACCACGCCCATCCGCGTGCGCAGCGAGAGTGGGCCCGTGCATGTCGCGCCCCGTGACGTCGTCGCTGCGGCCTTGCCCGACCCCGCGACGATCGGGCCCCGGATGACCGGCAAGACGTGTGCAGGGGTGTGGGCGACCGGCACGGGCGTCGACGGTTCGCCGCGCGAAGTGTATCTCTACCACGTCAGCGACAACGAGTGGACGATGCGCGAATACGAGAGCCAGTGCGTGGTCTGGCAGACCGCCCTCAACCCGGTGATCGCGCTTGAGCTGCTCGCGACGGGGGTGTGGTCGGGCGTCGGTGTTCTCGGCCCGGAGGCGTTCGATGCGAAGCCGTTCCTCGACCTGATGGCGCGCCCAGAGGTCGACGGCGGCTACGGCCAGTCCTGGGGCATGGAGGACCGACTCGCCTAG
- a CDS encoding GntR family transcriptional regulator encodes MPVPSPDPQSIERRSLREIAADKIKEAIFDHTLEPGENLRDEDLQAWLGMSRTPVREALIELKRLGLVDMEAQRFTRVATSDPKTARYDLQTVGALLGGLILVTVPALDSAATARLVKILDRTDAVLGKGDAAEYAAGTRQLLELLVASCPNPVIVEATQDIVDAKIHRVYLARTEITYDWDELRANYRSLRAAVEAGDAAAAMVALGRAFQL; translated from the coding sequence GTGCCCGTTCCCTCTCCCGATCCCCAATCGATCGAGCGACGCTCCCTGCGGGAGATCGCAGCCGACAAGATCAAAGAGGCCATCTTCGATCACACCCTCGAACCCGGCGAGAACCTCCGGGATGAGGACCTCCAGGCGTGGCTCGGTATGTCCCGCACTCCGGTGCGCGAAGCGCTCATCGAGCTGAAACGTCTCGGACTCGTCGACATGGAGGCGCAGCGGTTCACGCGCGTGGCCACGTCCGATCCGAAGACCGCCCGCTACGACCTCCAGACGGTGGGAGCGCTACTGGGTGGCCTCATCCTGGTGACCGTCCCCGCGCTGGATTCGGCCGCGACGGCGCGTCTCGTCAAGATTCTCGACCGAACCGACGCCGTGCTCGGGAAAGGTGACGCTGCCGAGTATGCGGCCGGCACCCGGCAGTTGCTGGAGCTGCTCGTCGCGAGTTGTCCGAATCCGGTGATCGTCGAGGCCACCCAGGACATCGTCGACGCGAAGATCCACCGGGTCTACCTGGCCCGGACCGAGATCACCTACGACTGGGACGAGCTTCGTGCGAACTACCGCTCTCTTCGGGCAGCGGTGGAAGCCGGCGATGCGGCTGCAGCCATGGTCGCCCTCGGGCGCGCCTTCCAGCTCTAG
- a CDS encoding aminoglycoside phosphotransferase family protein, translating to MTSHEAADALIAPYLRRWDLIRDGRTFTTPSSVLVPVVSHSRKAFLKVATEREEELGSRLMVWWNGQGSAPVFEHDGPAIVLERARGTRSLAAMAETEADQDDAATRILCEVATTLHSVTGAPPDGLVGLDRWFLELFLHAEAQGGFFARAASVAHALIDDQHEQAVLHGDIHHGNVLDFADDGWRAIDPKHVTGDRAFDFANILCNPGASIALTPGRLERQLAVICEATGIEPGRMTAWAVAWSGLSAAWGERADGDAGHALQVGLAAERLLA from the coding sequence GTGACGTCGCACGAAGCCGCCGATGCGCTCATCGCCCCGTACCTGCGGCGCTGGGACCTCATCCGCGACGGCCGAACGTTCACGACGCCCAGCAGCGTCCTCGTTCCTGTCGTCTCACACAGCCGGAAGGCCTTCCTCAAGGTGGCGACGGAGCGCGAGGAAGAGCTTGGCTCACGCCTGATGGTCTGGTGGAACGGGCAGGGGTCGGCTCCGGTGTTCGAACACGATGGCCCCGCGATCGTGCTCGAGCGCGCCCGAGGCACGCGGTCCCTCGCCGCCATGGCCGAGACAGAGGCCGACCAGGACGACGCGGCGACGCGGATACTGTGCGAGGTCGCTACGACGCTCCACTCCGTGACTGGCGCACCGCCCGACGGCCTCGTGGGTCTCGACCGCTGGTTTCTCGAGCTCTTCCTTCACGCGGAGGCGCAGGGCGGATTCTTCGCGCGGGCCGCATCCGTCGCCCACGCTCTGATCGACGATCAGCACGAACAGGCGGTCCTGCACGGCGACATCCACCATGGCAATGTGCTCGACTTCGCGGACGATGGATGGCGTGCGATCGATCCGAAGCACGTCACGGGCGATCGGGCGTTCGACTTCGCGAACATCCTCTGCAATCCCGGTGCGAGCATCGCGCTCACCCCCGGCCGGCTCGAACGGCAGCTCGCCGTGATCTGCGAGGCCACCGGCATCGAACCCGGGCGGATGACGGCGTGGGCGGTGGCCTGGTCCGGGCTCTCTGCAGCATGGGGCGAGCGAGCCGACGGGGATGCCGGGCACGCGCTGCAGGTCGGACTTGCCGCCGAGCGGCTTCTCGCCTAG
- a CDS encoding AraC family transcriptional regulator, which translates to MKTVAGTPVSKGLLTPESPQNPVSIERYWAGDGAAALVRHYWVPRWNLPEREQLRQDVLEYPTTNIVVEDGVARLYRAHRGRSTRTLVGSGWAFGTMLQPGTARMLLGRSIRSAPASADLGDLGLTGAGDLAAKVSEHASTGDDLSAIDEFERWLLDRVPEPDDEALLVNRIVSEVEGDRDLLRVEQLADRFGIGIRRLQRLVGSHVGFSPKWLIQRYRLHEAAAALRGDEPPALADLAAALGYSDQAHFSREFKTVVGSTPGAYAATARTDGPDPR; encoded by the coding sequence GTGAAGACCGTCGCCGGTACGCCCGTCAGCAAGGGCCTGCTGACGCCGGAGTCGCCGCAGAACCCTGTGAGCATCGAACGCTACTGGGCAGGCGACGGAGCCGCGGCCCTCGTGCGGCACTACTGGGTTCCCCGCTGGAACCTCCCGGAACGGGAACAGCTCCGGCAGGATGTGCTGGAGTATCCGACGACGAACATCGTCGTCGAGGACGGCGTAGCACGTCTCTACCGCGCGCATCGGGGACGCAGCACGCGCACGCTGGTGGGCTCCGGCTGGGCGTTCGGGACGATGCTGCAGCCGGGCACCGCGCGGATGCTTCTCGGCAGGAGCATCCGCTCCGCTCCGGCGTCGGCGGACCTCGGCGATCTCGGGCTGACCGGCGCCGGCGACCTCGCGGCCAAGGTCAGTGAGCACGCTTCGACGGGCGACGACCTCTCCGCGATCGACGAGTTCGAGCGCTGGCTGCTGGACCGCGTGCCCGAACCCGACGACGAGGCGCTTCTGGTGAACCGGATCGTCAGCGAAGTCGAAGGCGATCGCGACCTGCTCCGCGTCGAGCAACTCGCCGACCGCTTCGGCATCGGCATCAGGCGGCTGCAGCGCCTGGTCGGAAGCCATGTCGGGTTCTCGCCCAAATGGCTGATCCAGCGCTATCGGCTCCATGAGGCCGCGGCCGCGCTTCGCGGTGATGAGCCGCCTGCGCTCGCCGACCTCGCCGCCGCGCTCGGGTACTCGGATCAGGCGCATTTCAGCCGCGAGTTCAAGACCGTGGTCGGCTCGACACCCGGCGCGTATGCAGCGACGGCCCGCACGGATGGACCGGACCCTCGGTGA
- a CDS encoding N-acyl homoserine lactonase family protein: MMKLVKRVSVISTGTVQIRPEHVETNGTPMLWWLNTSRRWTAPRPINVYVIEHEKGLVLFDTGQDRRSVTDPDYFPGGMVGYNYRRLATFDIPEGATLTEQLRADGYDIADVRVAILSHLHQDHIGGLRELPRSAQVVVSGAELAQVDKRFAVLNGLMRDHIRIPGINWVPVTPQPVQDDSLAPFTHAHDVMGDGSLLLLPTPGHTPGSMSLLLRSEGLPSMLFVGDVTYDADLLAADRVPGVGHRPGLHETTRRINQLTAQFPEMPVLAAHDPAAARLLESALSQHAE, from the coding sequence ATGATGAAGCTTGTCAAACGGGTCTCGGTCATCAGCACGGGAACCGTGCAGATCCGCCCCGAACATGTCGAGACCAATGGCACACCGATGCTGTGGTGGCTCAACACGTCACGTCGCTGGACCGCTCCTCGTCCGATCAACGTCTATGTGATCGAACACGAGAAGGGGCTGGTGCTCTTCGACACGGGCCAGGACCGACGCTCGGTCACCGACCCCGACTACTTCCCGGGCGGCATGGTCGGCTACAACTACCGTCGCCTCGCCACGTTCGACATCCCCGAAGGCGCTACGCTCACCGAGCAGCTGAGGGCCGACGGCTACGACATCGCGGACGTACGTGTCGCGATCCTGTCCCACCTGCACCAGGACCACATCGGGGGCCTGCGTGAGCTGCCCCGATCGGCGCAGGTGGTGGTGAGCGGTGCAGAACTGGCTCAGGTGGACAAGCGATTCGCGGTGCTCAACGGCCTGATGCGGGATCACATCCGGATTCCTGGAATCAACTGGGTTCCGGTCACCCCGCAACCTGTCCAGGACGATTCGCTAGCCCCGTTCACCCACGCTCATGACGTCATGGGCGACGGCTCGCTGCTGCTCCTGCCGACCCCCGGCCACACACCTGGTTCGATGTCGTTGCTGCTGCGGAGCGAAGGGCTTCCGAGCATGCTCTTCGTCGGCGATGTCACCTACGACGCAGACCTGTTGGCTGCAGACCGTGTCCCCGGAGTCGGTCACAGGCCCGGCCTCCACGAGACGACAAGACGAATAAATCAGCTGACTGCGCAGTTCCCCGAGATGCCCGTCCTGGCGGCCCACGACCCCGCGGCAGCACGCCTGCTGGAGTCGGCACTGTCGCAGCACGCGGAGTGA
- a CDS encoding MarR family winged helix-turn-helix transcriptional regulator — MRTAEQVRYLILAAQREGNRHLMALLSEIDLTPAQSEALRIIAGHGPLALKELGDMLVCDSGTSPSRIVDRLVAAGLVSRVAGEHDRRQVRLTVTAEGEDRAARVRGIEDQLYDSIDSALSADDTQAFLRILRILTGGSPARAALDKRLAAEEPPTRSHPA, encoded by the coding sequence TTGAGAACTGCTGAGCAGGTCCGTTACCTGATCCTTGCCGCGCAACGGGAGGGCAACCGCCACCTGATGGCGCTCTTGTCCGAGATCGACCTCACCCCGGCGCAATCGGAGGCGCTGCGCATCATCGCGGGCCACGGCCCGCTCGCTCTGAAGGAGCTCGGCGACATGCTCGTCTGTGACAGCGGCACGAGCCCCAGCCGCATCGTCGACAGGCTCGTGGCCGCCGGCCTCGTGAGTCGAGTCGCCGGCGAGCACGATCGGCGACAGGTCCGACTCACCGTCACCGCGGAAGGCGAAGACCGGGCAGCCCGGGTCCGCGGCATCGAAGATCAGCTCTACGACTCGATCGACAGCGCACTGAGCGCAGACGACACACAGGCGTTCCTCCGCATCCTTCGCATACTGACCGGAGGTTCTCCGGCCAGAGCCGCCCTCGACAAACGGCTCGCCGCCGAAGAACCACCGACTCGATCGCATCCCGCGTGA
- a CDS encoding metalloregulator ArsR/SmtB family transcription factor codes for MSGGPEASDTLRSLKRISDPTRARILSLILAGEGGRASVTRLAEELDLTQPTVSHHLKVLLDDGLLLREPEGRLVWYSVVPDQIDRVSELLQEPDASTPAGAVLDRISADLAERFVGVFARETVERYVRESYGLLADQSGITRNLASLTSHFAADRLSALAHQDHVAGDRPEVLFVCVQNAGRSQMAAAILKQLAGDRVHVRTAGSSPVDVVRPTVVTALDEIGVPIAGEYPKPLTDEVVGAADVVVTMGCGDACPVYPGRRYLDWDLDDPAGQPLSKVREIRDDIESRVRALLASL; via the coding sequence ATGAGTGGCGGTCCGGAGGCGAGTGACACGCTCCGCAGCCTGAAGCGGATCTCCGATCCGACACGCGCGCGCATCCTCTCTCTAATCCTTGCCGGGGAGGGCGGGCGCGCTTCGGTGACCCGTCTCGCCGAGGAGCTCGACCTGACTCAGCCGACCGTCAGCCACCACCTGAAGGTGCTCCTCGACGACGGCCTGTTGCTGCGCGAACCCGAGGGGCGGCTCGTCTGGTACTCCGTCGTGCCCGATCAGATCGATCGCGTCTCGGAGCTGCTTCAGGAACCTGATGCAAGCACGCCGGCCGGTGCGGTTCTGGACCGGATCTCAGCCGACCTCGCCGAGCGCTTCGTCGGTGTTTTCGCACGAGAGACGGTGGAGCGTTACGTCCGCGAGAGCTACGGACTGCTCGCCGACCAGTCCGGCATCACCCGCAATCTGGCGTCGCTCACGTCACACTTCGCCGCCGATCGGCTCAGTGCGCTGGCGCACCAGGATCACGTGGCGGGTGACCGACCGGAGGTGCTGTTCGTCTGCGTGCAGAACGCCGGCCGGTCGCAGATGGCCGCGGCGATCCTCAAGCAGCTCGCCGGCGACCGGGTGCATGTGCGCACTGCGGGCTCCTCGCCGGTCGACGTGGTGCGACCGACCGTCGTCACAGCGCTGGATGAGATCGGGGTGCCGATCGCAGGCGAGTATCCGAAACCCCTCACCGACGAGGTTGTGGGCGCGGCGGATGTGGTGGTCACGATGGGTTGCGGCGACGCCTGCCCCGTCTACCCGGGACGCCGCTACCTGGACTGGGACCTCGACGACCCGGCCGGGCAGCCCTTGTCGAAGGTGCGCGAGATCCGCGACGACATCGAATCCCGCGTGCGAGCGCTCCTCGCATCCCTCTGA
- a CDS encoding arsenate reductase ArsC, protein MSDKPTVLFVCVHNAGRSQMAAGYMQALSGGKVQVLSAGSEPKEQINPIAIRAMAEEGIDIANNVPKILTTEAVRDSDVVITMGCGDTCPIFPGKRYEDWEFEDPAGKDITVVRRVRDDIKVRIQELLAEILPITA, encoded by the coding sequence GTGTCTGACAAACCCACAGTCCTCTTCGTCTGCGTCCACAACGCCGGCCGTTCCCAGATGGCCGCGGGCTACATGCAGGCGCTCTCCGGTGGCAAGGTCCAGGTGCTTTCCGCAGGGTCGGAGCCGAAGGAGCAGATCAACCCGATCGCGATCCGGGCGATGGCCGAGGAGGGCATCGACATCGCGAACAATGTGCCAAAGATCCTGACGACGGAGGCAGTGCGGGACTCGGATGTCGTGATCACGATGGGCTGCGGCGACACCTGCCCGATCTTCCCCGGCAAGCGCTACGAGGACTGGGAGTTCGAAGACCCCGCCGGCAAGGACATCACGGTGGTGCGACGAGTGCGCGATGACATCAAGGTGCGTATCCAGGAGCTCCTGGCCGAAATCCTTCCGATCACCGCGTAG
- a CDS encoding dihydrofolate reductase family protein: MGTVVMYSSVSLDGFVADENDQPGPLFDWLTSGDVPLDESGALKVSQTSYDYTRPYWDQIGVTIVGRHVFDLTDGWDGTPPGGVEHVVVVTHRSRPAGWDPEAPFHFVDGVEAAVAKAQELAGERIVEVAAGDVGGQVFAAGLVDEVRMDVVPVVFGSGKPFFGSVQAQHLLEDPEAVVQGDRVLHLRYRVRR; the protein is encoded by the coding sequence GTGGGCACGGTGGTCATGTACAGCTCGGTGTCTTTGGACGGCTTCGTCGCGGACGAGAACGACCAGCCCGGACCTCTGTTCGACTGGTTGACCAGCGGTGACGTCCCGTTGGACGAGAGCGGCGCGTTGAAGGTGTCGCAGACGTCCTACGACTACACCCGTCCGTACTGGGACCAGATCGGGGTGACGATCGTCGGCCGCCACGTCTTCGACCTGACGGACGGCTGGGACGGGACGCCTCCAGGCGGGGTCGAACACGTGGTCGTCGTGACGCACCGGTCGAGACCTGCGGGCTGGGACCCCGAGGCGCCGTTTCACTTCGTCGACGGCGTCGAGGCGGCCGTGGCCAAGGCGCAGGAGCTCGCGGGTGAGCGCATCGTCGAGGTCGCCGCCGGCGACGTCGGTGGCCAGGTGTTCGCCGCGGGCCTGGTCGACGAGGTGCGGATGGACGTCGTACCCGTCGTGTTCGGGTCGGGCAAGCCCTTCTTCGGATCGGTCCAGGCTCAGCACCTGTTGGAGGATCCCGAGGCGGTGGTCCAGGGCGACCGGGTGCTTCACCTGCGCTACCGGGTGCGTCGCTGA
- a CDS encoding GNAT family N-acetyltransferase — protein sequence MTVESPNLIWRPMAVSDGAAMADLLNAIDAEDHVWGQYTVEDATEELDSPVDDLPTSTLAVFDGATMLGFSAVHYKPTAEIVHRVHAAGAVRPTHRRQGLGTKLMQHGLATAEALHALHHPTLQLVVESVYGEHVDGAVALYRAAGMTATKWSRHMRHPLGTAIPDAPIPDGLRIEGYTAETDEEFRAVRNDAAQDVGRSQLSAEEWKVWAVNASFRPELSFLLRDVETGTAAGVILVVSWEAETVATGIRDAYFRVIATRPAYEERGVAEALISHTLRAAQDQGYGRASLRVDADGSSKEFGVYESAGFVTQDTQVHYCIEL from the coding sequence ATGACTGTCGAATCACCGAACCTCATTTGGCGCCCGATGGCTGTATCCGACGGCGCGGCGATGGCCGACCTCCTGAATGCGATCGACGCGGAGGACCACGTCTGGGGGCAGTACACCGTGGAAGACGCGACCGAGGAGCTGGACTCACCGGTCGACGACCTCCCGACGTCCACTCTGGCGGTGTTCGACGGCGCGACGATGCTCGGCTTCTCGGCGGTCCACTACAAGCCGACAGCCGAGATCGTCCACCGGGTGCACGCGGCGGGCGCTGTCCGCCCCACGCATCGTCGCCAGGGACTCGGGACGAAGCTCATGCAGCACGGGCTGGCGACCGCCGAGGCGCTGCACGCACTGCATCACCCCACGCTCCAACTGGTCGTCGAATCCGTCTACGGCGAGCACGTTGACGGGGCCGTCGCGCTGTATCGCGCGGCAGGCATGACGGCGACGAAGTGGAGCCGGCACATGAGGCATCCGCTCGGCACTGCCATTCCGGACGCTCCTATCCCCGACGGCCTGCGGATCGAGGGCTACACGGCCGAGACCGACGAGGAATTCCGCGCGGTCCGCAACGACGCCGCCCAGGACGTGGGCAGGTCGCAGCTGAGCGCCGAGGAGTGGAAGGTCTGGGCCGTGAACGCGAGCTTCCGGCCCGAGTTGAGCTTTCTGCTCCGTGACGTCGAGACCGGAACGGCGGCCGGGGTCATCCTGGTCGTCTCGTGGGAGGCGGAAACGGTGGCGACCGGCATCCGTGACGCTTACTTCCGGGTCATCGCCACGCGGCCCGCGTACGAGGAGCGCGGGGTGGCCGAAGCCCTGATCTCACACACGCTTCGGGCGGCGCAGGACCAGGGGTACGGACGGGCCAGCCTCAGGGTCGACGCCGATGGTTCGAGCAAAGAGTTCGGAGTCTATGAGAGTGCCGGGTTCGTCACCCAGGACACTCAGGTCCACTACTGCATCGAACTCTGA
- the pta gene encoding phosphate acetyltransferase — protein sequence MSHSIYITSAEGNTGKSTVAVGVLELLSRSVGRVGVFRPIARSTTERDYVLELLLERATAPADYDESIGVTYDDVHADPDAALSTIIQRFHAVEARCDAVVVLGSDFTDVSSPTELGYNARIAANLGAPVLLVLGGRTGQGRGERLGQADPRPADDLRQLAEIARAELKAEHAALLAVIVNRADADHTGEIIEAVRGTVPASTMVWAVPEDPYLVAPSMRSILDAIDGTLVSGDEELLAREALGVVVAGMSMVNVLPRLIESAVIVIPGDRVETLLAVLMANASGTFPSVAGIVLNGGFDLPEPITRLIDGLRSTLPVISTDLGTYETTVRITNARGRLAADSQRKYDTALALFERNVDGIDLLERLDVSRSNVVTPLMFEYDLLERARAANKHIVLPEGDDDRILRAAATLLSRGVARLTILGEPFEVRSRAIALGLDVSAAEVVSPFDDVLRHRFAQEYARLRAHKGITIDQAADTVTDSSYFGTMMVQLGLADGMVSGAAHTTAHTIRPAFEIIKTRPDVSVVSSVFLMALADRVLVYGDCAVIPDPTATQLADIAISSAETAAQFGIEPRVAMLSYSTGESGSGADVDKVREATALVRQRNPFLPVEGPIQYDAAADAAVAASKLPQSDVAGRATVFIFPDLNTGNNTYKAVQRSAGAVAIGPVLQGLRKPINDLSRGALVDDIVNTVAITAIQAELA from the coding sequence GTGTCGCACTCGATCTACATCACGTCGGCTGAGGGCAACACCGGCAAGTCGACGGTGGCCGTCGGGGTCCTGGAACTGCTCTCGCGTTCTGTCGGTCGCGTCGGGGTCTTCCGTCCCATCGCCCGTTCGACGACGGAGCGCGACTACGTCCTCGAACTGCTTCTCGAGCGCGCGACGGCGCCCGCCGACTACGACGAGAGCATCGGCGTCACGTACGACGACGTCCATGCCGATCCCGACGCGGCGCTCTCCACGATCATCCAGCGATTCCATGCCGTCGAAGCGCGCTGTGACGCAGTCGTCGTGCTTGGCTCCGACTTCACCGATGTGAGCAGCCCGACCGAGCTCGGCTACAACGCTCGTATCGCTGCCAACCTCGGCGCACCCGTCCTGCTCGTGCTCGGCGGGCGCACCGGGCAGGGCCGCGGCGAACGCCTGGGGCAGGCCGATCCTCGTCCGGCCGACGACCTCCGGCAGCTCGCCGAGATCGCTCGCGCCGAACTCAAGGCCGAACACGCGGCGCTCCTCGCCGTGATCGTGAACCGGGCGGATGCAGACCACACCGGCGAGATCATCGAAGCCGTGCGCGGCACGGTACCGGCCTCGACGATGGTGTGGGCGGTCCCCGAAGACCCCTATCTCGTCGCACCGAGCATGCGGTCCATCCTCGACGCGATAGACGGCACGCTCGTGTCGGGCGACGAAGAGCTTCTCGCTCGTGAAGCTCTCGGTGTGGTGGTCGCCGGCATGTCGATGGTCAACGTGCTTCCTCGCCTGATCGAAAGCGCAGTCATCGTCATTCCGGGCGATCGGGTCGAGACGCTCCTGGCCGTGCTCATGGCGAACGCCTCTGGCACCTTCCCCTCGGTGGCGGGCATCGTCCTGAACGGCGGATTCGACCTGCCTGAGCCGATCACGCGGCTCATCGACGGGCTGCGTTCGACACTCCCTGTCATCTCCACCGACCTGGGCACCTACGAGACGACGGTCCGCATCACGAACGCGCGTGGGCGTCTCGCAGCGGATTCACAGCGCAAGTACGACACGGCACTGGCGCTCTTCGAACGCAACGTGGACGGCATCGACCTTCTCGAGCGACTCGATGTCAGCCGCTCGAACGTGGTCACTCCGCTGATGTTCGAGTACGACCTGCTGGAGCGGGCTCGAGCGGCGAACAAGCACATCGTCCTCCCTGAGGGCGACGACGACCGCATCCTCCGCGCGGCCGCGACCCTTCTGTCGCGCGGCGTTGCTCGTCTGACGATTCTCGGCGAGCCCTTCGAGGTACGGTCGCGTGCGATCGCTCTCGGACTGGACGTCTCGGCCGCCGAGGTCGTCAGCCCGTTCGACGACGTGCTTCGCCATCGCTTCGCGCAGGAATACGCTCGGCTGCGCGCGCACAAGGGGATCACGATCGACCAGGCTGCGGACACGGTCACGGATTCGTCCTACTTCGGCACGATGATGGTCCAGCTCGGGCTCGCCGACGGGATGGTCTCCGGCGCCGCCCACACCACCGCGCACACGATCCGTCCCGCGTTCGAGATCATCAAGACCCGACCGGATGTCTCGGTGGTCTCGAGTGTGTTCCTGATGGCTCTCGCAGACCGGGTACTGGTCTACGGTGACTGCGCGGTGATCCCGGATCCGACAGCGACGCAGCTGGCCGACATCGCCATCTCGTCGGCCGAGACGGCCGCGCAGTTCGGCATCGAACCACGTGTGGCCATGCTGTCGTACTCCACCGGGGAATCGGGTTCCGGAGCCGATGTCGACAAGGTCAGGGAAGCGACGGCGCTGGTCCGGCAGCGCAATCCGTTCCTCCCCGTCGAGGGTCCGATCCAGTACGACGCCGCAGCCGATGCGGCGGTCGCGGCCTCGAAGCTGCCGCAGTCCGACGTCGCCGGTCGCGCCACGGTGTTCATCTTCCCCGATCTCAACACGGGCAATAACACCTACAAAGCGGTCCAGCGCAGTGCGGGCGCGGTAGCGATCGGCCCGGTGCTGCAAGGTCTGCGCAAACCCATCAACGACCTGTCCCGTGGAGCTCTCGTCGACGACATCGTGAACACTGTGGCCATCACGGCGATCCAGGCGGAGCTCGCATGA